One region of Jatrophihabitans cynanchi genomic DNA includes:
- a CDS encoding DUF2630 family protein, producing the protein MDDGTDKGILEHIHELVAEEKRLRASGHGLDGADRTRLQALENQLDQAWDLLRQRRAREDTGENPDTARERSVNEVEGYLQ; encoded by the coding sequence ATGGACGACGGCACCGACAAAGGCATCCTCGAACACATCCACGAGCTGGTCGCCGAGGAGAAGCGGCTGCGCGCGAGCGGCCACGGACTCGACGGCGCCGATCGGACCCGGCTGCAGGCCCTGGAGAACCAGCTCGATCAGGCGTGGGACCTGCTGCGCCAGCGCCGCGCCCGCGAGGACACCGGCGAGAACCCGGACACGGCACGCGAACGCAGCGTGAACGAGGTGGAGGGCTACCTGCAGTAG
- a CDS encoding response regulator, translating to MRLLIVEDEVRLASALQRGLANEGFTVDLAHTGPDGLHMAQESTYDAVVLDIMLPGLSGYRIIEQLRAAENWVPILMLTAKDGEYDEADALDLGADDYLTKPFSFVVLLARLRALLRRGVTPRPASLTVDDLVLDPAAHTVKRGDVSIELTPREFSLLEFLMRRAGDAVSKADILHHVWDANYDGDANVVEVYVGYLRRKIDTPFGRQSVQTVRGAGYRLTTETGTASS from the coding sequence GTGCGGCTACTGATCGTCGAGGACGAGGTCCGGTTGGCCTCCGCACTGCAGCGCGGACTCGCCAACGAGGGCTTCACCGTGGATCTCGCACACACCGGGCCGGACGGCCTGCACATGGCGCAGGAGAGCACGTACGACGCGGTGGTGCTGGACATCATGCTCCCCGGCTTGTCCGGGTACCGGATCATCGAGCAGCTGCGCGCGGCCGAGAACTGGGTGCCGATCCTGATGCTCACCGCGAAGGACGGCGAGTACGACGAGGCCGACGCGCTCGACCTGGGCGCCGACGACTACCTGACCAAGCCGTTCTCCTTCGTCGTGCTGCTCGCCCGGCTGCGGGCGTTGCTGCGCCGCGGGGTCACGCCGCGGCCTGCCTCGCTCACCGTCGACGACCTGGTGCTGGACCCCGCGGCGCACACCGTCAAGCGCGGCGATGTGTCGATCGAGCTGACCCCGCGCGAGTTCTCGTTGCTGGAGTTCCTGATGCGCCGCGCCGGCGACGCGGTCAGCAAGGCGGACATCCTGCATCACGTGTGGGACGCCAACTACGACGGGGACGCCAACGTCGTCGAGGTGTACGTGGGCTACCTGCGGCGCAAGATCGACACGCCGTTCGGCCGGCAGAGCGTGCAGACGGTGCGCGGGGCGGGCTATCGCCTCACCACGGAGACCGGCACCGCGAGTAGCTGA
- a CDS encoding MFS transporter, whose protein sequence is MSQLVRLETARGRAVLAATVLGSGMAFLDSTIVNVAAKHIGQDLHAGFTALQWVLNAYTLALASLILLGGSLGDRLGRRRIFLIGATWFALASLACALAPNAGVLIAARAVQGVGGALMTPGSLAIISASFIAEDRAIAVGAWSGLSGVSTAIGPLLGGWLVQYHSWRWAFLINLPLAALVVFLGLRFVPETRSTRTSHTPDVAGTALVAGALALLTFGSTHAGTAGWSAVTVGTCAAGAALLVVFVLVERRAREPLVPLRLFADRTFSGTNAMTLLTYAALGAVLFVLVLHLQVSGGYGALAAGLATLPITILLLVLSARSGALATRIGPRAQLIAGPLLAAAGLLLTLRIDAQHRNYLLDVLPGVVLFGLGLVTLVAPLTATVMAAAPGDDVGIASGVNNAIARAGGLLAVAVLPPLAGLRGEAYRQVPVMVHGYRVVALCCVGLLVLAALAVALSVRPKSERL, encoded by the coding sequence ATGAGCCAACTGGTCCGGTTGGAGACGGCGCGCGGGCGCGCGGTCCTGGCCGCAACCGTCCTCGGATCCGGAATGGCGTTCCTGGACAGCACGATCGTCAACGTCGCGGCCAAGCACATCGGCCAGGATCTGCACGCCGGTTTCACCGCGCTGCAGTGGGTGCTGAACGCGTACACGCTGGCGCTGGCCAGTCTGATCCTGCTCGGCGGCTCGCTCGGTGACCGGCTCGGCCGGCGTCGCATCTTCCTGATCGGCGCGACGTGGTTCGCCCTGGCCTCACTGGCCTGCGCGCTCGCCCCGAACGCGGGCGTGCTGATCGCCGCCCGCGCGGTACAGGGTGTCGGCGGCGCGCTGATGACCCCGGGCAGCCTGGCGATCATCTCCGCGAGCTTCATCGCCGAGGACCGCGCTATCGCGGTCGGCGCCTGGTCCGGGCTCTCCGGAGTCAGCACCGCGATCGGGCCGCTGCTCGGCGGCTGGCTGGTGCAGTACCACTCGTGGCGGTGGGCGTTCCTGATCAACCTGCCGCTCGCCGCGCTCGTGGTGTTCCTCGGGCTGCGGTTCGTGCCGGAGACCCGCTCGACCCGTACGTCCCACACCCCGGACGTCGCCGGCACCGCCCTGGTCGCAGGCGCCCTCGCACTGCTGACCTTCGGCAGCACGCACGCCGGCACCGCGGGCTGGTCCGCCGTGACGGTCGGGACGTGTGCGGCGGGCGCGGCGCTGCTCGTCGTGTTCGTGCTCGTCGAACGGCGGGCGCGCGAGCCGCTCGTGCCGCTGCGCCTGTTCGCCGACCGCACCTTCAGCGGGACGAACGCCATGACGCTGCTGACCTACGCAGCGCTCGGGGCGGTGCTGTTCGTGCTGGTGCTGCACCTGCAGGTCTCCGGCGGCTACGGCGCGCTGGCGGCCGGCCTCGCGACGCTGCCGATCACGATCCTGCTGCTCGTGCTGTCCGCGCGCAGCGGCGCCCTCGCCACCCGGATCGGCCCGCGGGCACAGCTGATCGCCGGACCACTGCTCGCGGCGGCCGGCCTGCTGCTGACGCTGCGCATCGACGCGCAGCACCGCAACTACCTGCTCGACGTGCTGCCCGGCGTCGTCCTGTTCGGACTCGGCCTGGTCACGCTGGTCGCGCCGTTGACGGCCACGGTGATGGCCGCCGCGCCCGGTGACGACGTCGGCATCGCGTCCGGGGTGAACAACGCGATCGCGCGCGCCGGCGGGCTGCTGGCGGTGGCGGTGCTGCCGCCGCTGGCCGGGTTGCGCGGAGAGGCCTACCGCCAGGTGCCGGTCATGGTGCACGGTTACCGGGTGGTGGCACTGTGCTGCGTGGGCCTGCTCGTCCTGGCTGCACTCGCCGTCGCGCTCAGCGTCCGACCTAAAAGCGAAAGGCTGTAA
- a CDS encoding LolA family protein, which produces MTIASFARRHPALRWVVPTTILAIAATSTVAVFSLSRSDDRLPEATADSLVRGIEAARDTGFSGTVLAQTSLDLPVSAAASGSGSPTLLEAGSHTMRYWYGGAQRQRVALLAATSETDVFHSGRDVWQWDSQTRVATHSLLAPAATAAIGAPISPAPLTLATLTPQQLTERTLAAIDEQTEIISRLGPQIADRPTYELILRPADDAQTRIGAVHIDVDAARNVPLGVQVYARGLLQPSIDVAFTSVTYKMPAADYFAFTPPAGATVLRGPQQQIVAAAPGAAVAQAAIGDTGWAAITEYRAVGGPSAVVPRDMQSTMSTVSGDWGSGALLDTPLLCLLVTADGRVLAGSVEPAVLYAAAAHS; this is translated from the coding sequence GTGACGATCGCGTCTTTCGCCCGGCGACACCCCGCGTTGCGGTGGGTCGTCCCGACGACGATCCTCGCCATCGCTGCCACGTCGACCGTAGCGGTGTTCAGCCTCAGCCGCTCGGACGATCGCCTTCCGGAAGCGACCGCCGATTCGCTGGTGCGCGGCATCGAGGCGGCCCGCGACACCGGGTTCTCCGGGACCGTCCTCGCGCAGACCTCGCTGGACCTGCCGGTGTCGGCCGCCGCGTCCGGCAGTGGATCCCCGACGCTGCTCGAGGCCGGCTCGCACACGATGCGCTACTGGTACGGCGGTGCCCAGCGGCAGCGGGTCGCACTGCTCGCGGCCACCAGCGAGACCGACGTGTTCCACTCCGGCCGCGACGTCTGGCAGTGGGACAGCCAGACCCGCGTGGCCACCCACTCGCTGCTCGCCCCGGCCGCGACCGCCGCGATCGGCGCGCCGATCTCGCCGGCGCCGTTGACCCTCGCGACCCTCACCCCGCAGCAGCTGACCGAGCGCACACTGGCCGCCATCGACGAGCAGACCGAGATCATCTCCAGGCTCGGGCCGCAGATCGCCGATCGGCCGACATACGAGCTGATCCTGCGGCCGGCGGACGACGCGCAGACCCGCATCGGCGCCGTCCACATCGACGTGGACGCCGCGCGCAACGTCCCGCTCGGCGTGCAGGTCTACGCCCGCGGTCTGCTGCAGCCGTCCATCGACGTCGCGTTCACCAGCGTCACCTACAAGATGCCCGCGGCCGACTACTTCGCCTTCACGCCGCCGGCCGGGGCGACGGTGCTGCGCGGCCCGCAGCAACAGATCGTCGCGGCGGCTCCCGGCGCGGCGGTCGCCCAGGCCGCGATCGGCGACACCGGCTGGGCGGCGATCACCGAGTACCGCGCGGTCGGCGGCCCCTCTGCCGTCGTGCCGCGGGACATGCAGTCGACGATGAGCACAGTCTCCGGGGACTGGGGCTCGGGCGCGCTGCTCGACACCCCGCTGCTGTGCCTGCTCGTCACGGCGGACGGCCGGGTGCTCGCCGGCTCGGTGGAGCCCGCCGTGCTGTACGCCGCGGCCGCGCACAGCTGA